In Dendropsophus ebraccatus isolate aDenEbr1 chromosome 14, aDenEbr1.pat, whole genome shotgun sequence, the following proteins share a genomic window:
- the LOC138772720 gene encoding uncharacterized protein: MTSQWNKKGSMTSHCYMTGSRMHWGYSAVGSWRVRMSLQRVLVMVSLFTLCFGKGEVTESSVIGDPGIGNNGGHISGGLIGGIIGLVLAFLVIISCIIYWCRRRRRQRPQEAHLEEVLVRKPDLPGEEKHVRDQKQETIPAAVLAVLEKRTEETVRRIEKMAKNLFIDVHRRLRDPVAIGLSEKKKEVARKKGFWRFGSLLKKRKEKSRTRSHLIRERRRDKIRKKQEKRRKICRRTSWLCCR, from the exons atgacatcacaatggaaTAAGAAAGGGTCTATGACATCACACTGCTATATGACAGGTTCCAGGATGCACTGGGGTTACTCTGCAGTTGGCAGTTGGAGAGTGAGGATGTCTCTGCAGAGAGTCCTGGTGATGGTATCACTATTTACATTGTGCTTTGGAAAAGGGGAAGTCACAGAGTCATCTG TGATCGGGGATCCTGGGATAGGGAACAACGGAGGCCATATCA GCGGAGGTCTCATCGGTGGGATTATAGGACTGGTCCTGGCTTTTCTGGTCATCATTTCCTG CATCATTTATTGGTGTCGGCGCCGCCGCCGTCAGAGGCCACAGGAGGCGCATTTAGAAGAAGTGTTGGTCCGTAAACCAg ACTTACCTGGTGAGGAGAAACATGTCAGAGACCAGAAACAAGAAACAATACCGGCCGCAGTCCTTGCAGTATTGGAAAAGAGAACAGAGGAGACAGTGAGGCGCAtagaaaaaatggcaaaaaaccTGTTTATTGATGTTCACAGAAGACTAAGGGATCCTGTGGCAATAGGCCTTTCTGAGAAAAAGAAAGAGGTGGCAAGAAAAAAAGGTTTCTGGAGATTTGGCTCCCTgctcaaaaaaagaaaagaaaagtccCGGACCAGAAGTCATCTTATAAGAGAAAGGAGGAGAGATAAAATAaggaaaaaacaagaaaaaagacGAAAGATCTGCAGGAGGACATCATGGCTGTGCTGCCGATAG